The following DNA comes from Papaver somniferum cultivar HN1 chromosome 4, ASM357369v1, whole genome shotgun sequence.
AACACACAAAGATCAGCTAGAAACACATGCATATACAGGATGTGTATCTtccagttacacatgcaaaataaGATGTGTAATTAGTAGTTACATATCCATATGTctagtgtaactagaagttaaaCATCCtgtaaactttcaaaaaaatgaacatacaaaaagaaaaaaaatagcataagaaacaaaacctttgacaggtgcaagtcTAGTATTCGAGGTCCACCATGTGAGTGCTTTCGCTAAAAACTTCAAACACCGTAGGACTAGCCACCAATACTTCCCGGgccaaaccttcatcttgaagagACTCAAGCTTCTCCTCATACACTGGGGGAtaatggagtcatcatattagcGCCAATTTCACGACGGTCTGCCATCATTAccattattttcctcctaatctgaaaaggaaaaatacttatgaatataaaaagtgaaaaaacaagaaataaaagacgACAAAAAAAAGCACTCTattaacctgatcaagaagagcagatgtaggcatcttcttgtgaaccagaaCCCAGTTATTGAGTGCTTCTGCTGTACTAGATGTGCGTCCATACCGACAACCTTTGAAATAGGCATTCGCATATGATTCAGGTGGGATGGTCTCGATGTAGTCAGCCACCCAATCACAGTTCAAATCTCTAATTTTATGTATGGCCTTATcatggttttcaggtgagagtgcgtATGTTGCTTCTTGGAAAAGGTCCAACACAAGCGTGTACCTAGGATCTGAGCCATTGATGGGTAGATTAGTCTTCAAATGATAGTAGCAAAAGCTGTGGAACAAATCTGGATAGACAAGTGGAACAACCtgcaagagtccttcatggcgatctGAAAGGAAGGTGATTGTCCTCTCATCACCAACAACTTTAgtcaaattacttaaaaactactCCCAGTTATTGACAGTCTCATAATCGACTAGTGCCACAACAAGTGGGAAAAATCCTACAATTTTTTTCAGAATTGAAAAAATAATAAGTTtcacaaaaacagaaaacaatgtgtaaatacaagttacacatcctaaAACAAacgtgtaacttaaagttacagatgttattttcttagttacacactgagtaaaccaatgtgtaactctcagttgtCAACTAaagtagttcaaaaaaaaaacaacataaagcATACCTTTTCCACCATTGATACCAGTAGCTGCCATCAAGCAACCTCTgaatctaccagtaaggaaagtagcatCCAAGTATACCATTGACCGAAAAAACCGGTACCCTTTGATGCATGCATCAAACGCaatgaaaatccgttggaactGTTTCTTTGCAAGATCAAAttcaaactttatcacactaCCAGAGTTGGTTTCCTTTATAGCATCAATAAGTGCGAGTATGACTTCACATCGTCGCCATAAATGGTCTTATAAAACTTTTCCTTGCCATTATAGGCCTGATAGTACTCCATGGTAATCCCATAGTTTGTATGGAAATCAGCTGCAATTTTCTTaggcttcttgtgaggatttttccgaacttcttcctcaatcaaactagacgtGAAGCTGGtggagtatttttgattcaagtTGCGCCCACCAGCACCCCACAAATGTGTTCAGGGTTATAAGACCTGACCTGAAGAagttcatacaaaatataaacaaaacaaccaaaaacaatatggtgcaaaaaacatcatgtgtaaccaaaagttacacatactgtaacaaaacataacatatgctaaACATAAGATGACAAAACACGGAAaacctacctgaaacatttcgttcctttcatcAAAAGAAGTTGCATGAAATTTCCAGCAGCATCGTTCTTctgcacacttagccgtgaacctagaacgTTCATTGTGTGTTACAACCATGTTgaaaccagtgcgaagacgatacttggtgaaagcaaccctgacttgcttaactccttcaacaaacacatgacCAATCTCACCAAGGATCTTgggccaaccatccgataacaaaAGTTTTGCAAGCTTgcttttatcttccaaatacattgcaacagAACGATTGTTTCTCGACGAAGACATACTAGAACCgttagaaatagaagaatctgcCCTAGAGCTAGATGAAGGCTACATGAGtaacattttgcaagaaaatatcgaCACTGGTCTTCTTTTTACTATTTGTGATGGATATAAGAGCTTGCAACGAATAATCACAGTCGAGCGGAAATTCTTTCCCACCTTCTCGGAAGAAGAAAcaaataccaagtggagtaaatttcttccattccttgcaaacttgttccttaaactcatcaagtttgatatcagtattaacacGCATGGTAATGAAATCTGAAAGTAACGAACAACAGTTATGCAACTAACAGCATCCATGACAACCTGGAAACTACaaacatacaataaaaatatcaaaataaaaaagcgaacgcaattcactcgggggcgttgcccccgagtgagaagtatattctatgcggcAAGCTAAATAATACAATGAGCAATCAACAAACTCAACAAAAAGGAAAACAAGAGATACAATGTGTCTTAAAAGATACAATTGCTATAACTGTTTACAAATACACATGCTACAGGACatatatgtgtaacttcaagttacacatgctactGTGTAACCTCAACTTACACATTTCATAAAAAACAGCATCTCTACCTAAATTTgtagttgttcttctgaaacaatgcTGTTTCATCATCGTCTTCTCAATATCAACAACAAATTTTCAACAAAATTTTAATACTAATGCTAACTATATTCTCAGATCAGACATGTAAGAAAATAGAAaagaattgaaaacaaaattgaaatcaaacaaacaacaaaatTCGTACCTAgattgttgctcttcttcttcagaaacaaTGTTGCTTGTACTTTCTCTTCTAAGTATCAAATCGAAATCAGTAAGATCCAAATAACAAAAATTGAAATAAACAATCAGAAAACAAACGACATTTATACCTAAATTCGTTCTTCTTCTGAAACAAACCTATATTTATTTCCAACCAGTAATCTTCAtcttctcagactcaacaaaatacaaaacaaacaaaaaattgaacatcagtaaaaatcgaaatcaaatcTTCTAAGCTGAATACAAACAACGGCAACAGAATACGGAATCGAATGAGAACACACCTATTTATTGTTCTTCAAATTAGCGTCTCCTTCTGTGAGAACTGAAAACTACTGAATCAATTCAACACAGCGACCTATATTGTTCTTCCTCTCGTCTTCAACACATAAATAATAAAAAgagaaagtatggagttgatagtggaggatccattttgtggggcttgtatatattgaacccatatagtagagggttctagtatttttcgcTAGTATTTAACAAAGTGCAAGCCCATCATTCAACCACCAAGGCAAAGAAAAATAATGAGAATAAGGAAACTACCCATAGAGAaacaacaagaagagaaagaCAAATTCGAGGACAATGACAAGGTGGCAGCACTAAATGGGCTAGTTTTTTTAGGGAGTGGGATGCCTTGGTTTGGTATATCACCGAGGAAAACTATGAAGAGAATGAACGTATGATATTGGCACACTAGGAAAGCTCCTCAGAAATTGTAAATGATTTGTTAAATAATTTGTTGATTCCACATAATGAGAAATTTGTATCTGCGTTCACAAACAAATATATACACTTTGACAACCCAGCTATAAGTACAACAAAGTCATCTCACAACCATTTAAAGAAGAAGCTCCATACTAGGTACAATGATAGCGAACCACTTAGGGAAAAGAAAGAGTACACCTAGTACGAAAGACTCAAGGTTAAGACATATACCTAGGGCAGAAAAAGACTCAAGGTTAAGACACTTAGTCGATACCTAAGGCATAAAAAGATGAAGAACCGCCCGATATGGAATCTAAAACACATATAAACGTTATGACATGCTCAATTAAATAGATCTTGTAATCAATCTTTTTTTTGAATGGAAAATCAAtggaatttcaatcaacaatctcAATATCCAATGCATAAGTATCAtgatagatgataaggatcattTGAAGATTCATCTAGTTCCTCAACGGATCCTCTGCAAACGTTAGCTAGAAGAGCTAAGTCAATCATCTAATTGTAATTCTGAGGAAGAAATTAACTCGAATTTTATCATCTTTTCACATTATTATAGTTATCGGCGGAGACATATATAATCAATCATATCttatgtaataatttatttgaaaGACAATAGCTTCCGGATTCAATTATTCATcatctttattttatttatttatattcttGGAAGTGTATATAAACAGGACGACAATTCTGTGGCTAGAGACTAGACGTAAATCTTTTGTCTCGGCCAATATCAGTCAATTTTGATCGGTATCGGTCCGTATCCCCGATCCATTCTGCAAAACCACGGTCCTACCCTCTTCTTTTCCTCTCAGATAGAAGTATATAAATGAGAAACAAACATAAAAATCGGCTAGCTAATTTGGCTACTGCTACAGCATTTAGAGGAGGATCCAGCGCGAGTTCGTCTCCCTTGGATAAGAAGCAAGATACAAAATTTACAACGAAACGGTTTGTTATCCTTATAGCCTGTTTGGATacagaagtagaagtcagaaaTGCTTCTGGACTTCTTAGAAGTACTTCTCAGAAACTAAAAAGTAGATAAATTAGTTTGGCAACCGGTAGACTTATAAGTTAAAAAGTCAATAAGTAAGTTTGGCAACATAACGAGAGTAGAAGTCAAAATATATTTGTTTTGTAACTTAATGTAGTTTATATTGTTATTAACCTATTCTAATTGTCAATAAAAAAATCATCAATCAAGTTTATTGTTGATGAAAACATCTCTTCTTATACATCTAAATAAGTGACCACagtgtattaaaaaaaaaaaaagacttcgaCTCTCTATGCCCATTGCCCAGCAATATTCTCTACACCAAGCAGTAAACAAAAATGAACATTAAAGTCCACAAACCAAAGCTAAATTCTAAGACCAGTTTAGGTACATGCATATACATCTAAGAtggtaaagaaaataaggatgtaCATTTCTTACTATCACATTGGAGACTGCTGCAAATGAAGAGGCCATTACAGTTATTCAAAATTCCATGTCAATAAAATGTTACGGATTTAAGTGGCACGGAACTATCATTCTCATTACCATGAAGATTTATATATACTTGTATACCGGTACCTGCCGACACCGGATTAAATACGAGAGTTCTAGAGATAATGCTTCTGCCTGAAACGACGCTCTTCTGTAAGTGAATGTCATTGCTTTAACACAGATTTTGAATGCTAATGGTATTTGTGCTCTACCGGCTGAAACCAGTGCACTAATATGAGTTCCGTCAATCACCGCAACACAATTCTATCAGCAACAAGAATGAACAATATTAGTCCGCATTATTACTTATGCAAGTATACTGAAttaaaaatttgatgaaacttgAATTCGGGTCATCCCATTTATACTGAATTAAGAGAACCTGCTACCTGGTCCTAAACAAACCTAAAACAATCATCTCTACAGATCCACAAATGCACTAGACTAGCACAATTTACATCTACTAGGACCAGGATGACTATTGCCTAATGGTAAACATATTCATGCCatgttgcatatttttcttgtccTTTTCTTGACAACATGCGAGAACTCTACAAATATTTTCACAAGAACTAATCTCTCTCACGATAAGGAAAAATTTTAAAAGCCTAACCGGAGTATAGCAAATCACAAGAGTCGTCTTTAATATAGCAATCTAGTAAGGTTCAACTCTGAACTTATCGAACTAATTTATGAGTAATGAAAGTAAGTGTAACGACGCAAGTTGAAATGCAGTATAAGGATCAAAGTTATCTTTAATAAGAATAATGTCCAGCATTCATATAATGGAATCATTTCTAGGATCCTTCACGCACAGCTGCTACATATAAAAAAAGCATACTTACCTTTACTCGAAGCTGAAGCTAGCAAAGTAGCAGTATAGAGTGGAAGATTAG
Coding sequences within:
- the LOC113273224 gene encoding uncharacterized protein LOC113273224, with translation MSSSRNNRSVAMYLEDKSKLAKLLLSDGWPKILGSRLSVQKNDAAGNFMQLLLMKGTKCFRSVILALIDAIKETNSGSVIKFEFDLAKKQFQRIFIAFDACIKGYRFFRSMVYLDATFLTGRFRGCLMAATGINGGKDRHEGLLQVVPLVYPDLFHSFCYYHLKTNLPINGSDPRYTLVLDLFQEATYALSPENHDKAIHKIRDLNCDWVADYIETIPPESYANAYFKGCRYGRTSSTAEALNNWVLVHKKMPTSALLDQIRRKIMVMMADRREIGANMMTPLSPSV